One Roseomonas sp. OT10 DNA segment encodes these proteins:
- the tnpC gene encoding IS66 family transposase, which yields MRAAGDDRPTLPEDPAALRALLLETLVEVDTLVAERDALTAQNERLQHLLLKLKRRQFGQKSERLPEEQLLFAFEEIEATLAGNAAEAGKASPALRDQHKKRRRAGRGRLPAHLPRIEQVLAPEATVCPCCQGPLVEIGTDAAERLDVIPARFRVLVTKRPKLACRACAGVVLQAPAPARLIEGGVPTEATVAHVLVSRYADHLPLYRQAQILARQGIEIGREVLADWTGTGALEIIPVVRRMREILLASSRLFADETTMPVLDPGRGKTKKGYAWAIARDDRPWGGTDPPAVVFHYAPGRGAEHAKALLGGYRGILQCDGYGAYKTLAAASEGITLAFCWSHLRRQFIELAKGKTAPIATETLQRIAALYAVEAELRGKPPDIRRAVRQERSRPLVEDLFAWFSAHLARLPGSSPTAEAIRYALNHRDGLMRVLKDGRIELDTNTVERAIRPICLSRKNALFASGDDGGARWAAVASLVETCKLNSVDPQRYLTTVLTRLVNGWPNSRIDELMPWHCAADENS from the coding sequence ATGCGCGCCGCGGGAGACGACAGGCCGACACTGCCGGAGGACCCCGCAGCCCTGCGCGCGCTTCTGCTCGAGACGCTGGTCGAGGTCGACACGCTGGTCGCCGAGCGTGATGCGCTGACGGCGCAGAACGAGCGCCTCCAGCACCTGCTGCTGAAGCTGAAGCGCCGGCAGTTCGGGCAGAAATCCGAGAGGCTCCCCGAGGAGCAACTGCTGTTCGCCTTCGAGGAGATCGAGGCGACGCTGGCCGGGAACGCGGCCGAGGCCGGCAAGGCCTCTCCGGCGCTGCGCGACCAGCACAAGAAGCGCCGCCGGGCAGGCCGGGGCCGACTGCCGGCGCACCTGCCGCGCATCGAGCAGGTGCTGGCGCCCGAGGCGACGGTGTGCCCCTGCTGCCAGGGCCCGCTGGTCGAGATCGGCACCGATGCCGCCGAGCGGCTCGACGTGATCCCGGCGCGGTTCCGCGTCCTCGTCACGAAGCGGCCGAAGCTGGCCTGCCGGGCCTGCGCCGGCGTGGTGCTGCAGGCGCCCGCGCCGGCCCGCCTGATCGAGGGCGGGGTGCCGACCGAGGCAACGGTCGCCCACGTGCTGGTCTCTCGCTACGCCGACCATCTGCCCCTTTACCGCCAGGCGCAGATCCTGGCGCGGCAGGGGATCGAGATCGGCCGCGAGGTGCTGGCCGACTGGACCGGCACGGGGGCGCTGGAGATCATCCCGGTGGTCCGGCGCATGCGGGAGATCCTGCTGGCCTCCTCGCGGCTGTTCGCCGACGAGACCACGATGCCGGTCCTCGACCCTGGACGTGGCAAGACCAAGAAGGGCTATGCCTGGGCGATCGCGCGCGACGACCGGCCCTGGGGCGGGACGGACCCGCCGGCGGTGGTGTTCCACTACGCGCCGGGCCGCGGCGCCGAGCACGCGAAGGCACTGCTGGGCGGCTATCGCGGCATCCTCCAGTGCGACGGCTACGGCGCTTACAAGACGCTCGCCGCGGCGAGCGAGGGCATCACGCTGGCATTCTGCTGGTCGCACCTGCGCCGGCAGTTCATCGAGCTAGCCAAGGGCAAGACCGCGCCGATCGCCACCGAGACGCTGCAGAGGATTGCCGCCCTCTACGCGGTCGAGGCGGAACTGCGCGGCAAGCCGCCCGACATCCGCCGCGCCGTCCGCCAGGAACGAAGCCGCCCCCTTGTCGAGGACCTGTTCGCCTGGTTCTCGGCGCACCTCGCGCGGCTGCCGGGCAGCAGTCCGACGGCAGAGGCCATCCGCTACGCGCTGAACCATCGCGACGGCCTGATGCGGGTCCTCAAGGACGGTCGGATCGAGCTGGACACGAACACGGTGGAGCGCGCCATCCGACCGATCTGCCTCAGCCGCAAGAATGCGCTCTTTGCCTCCGGCGACGATGGCGGGGCCAGATGGGCGGCCGTGGCCTCGTTGGTGGAGACCTGCAAGCTCAACAGCGTCGACCCGCAGCGCTACCTCACCACAGTGCTGACGCGCCTGGTCAACGGCTGGCCCAACAGCCGCATCGACGAGCTCATGCCATGGCACTGCGCGGCCGACGAAAACAGCTGA
- a CDS encoding aldehyde dehydrogenase family protein, producing the protein MHDLTAPSTVTLPRNRGLFYGGRFHVAASGRVLDLTSPATGEALGHAEIAGADDVDAAVSAARAAFPAWAALKPVQRASYLREFATILRAHAEELALVDAVDGGNPVTDLIKDVAIAAAGFDLFAGLATEAKGETIPSGDGVLNYTLRQPWGVVAKIIAYNHPLMFATWRAAAPLAAGNCVVVKTPEQAPLSALRLMELAGDHFPPGVFNVLSGDRDTGAALVSHPGVDKIGLVGSVAAGKAVLRAAAERVVPCLLELGGKNALIAYPDADPAKVAAGMIKGMNFPWCGQSCGSTSRAFLHADIHDAVVEEVRRQIAAIRPGLPTDPATRMGCLVSQAQYDKVMGYIASAREEGATLVAGGARSDDPALARGHFVLPTVFSGVTMRMKIAREEIFGPVLSILRWDDEAAMLDDANGVEFGLTASVWTRDVARAHRIAARLEAGTVWINNSSDHFLGVPFGGFKQSGIGREESLEELLAYTQVKTVSVTIDG; encoded by the coding sequence ATGCATGACCTGACTGCACCGTCCACCGTGACCTTGCCGCGGAACCGGGGTCTGTTCTACGGCGGGCGGTTCCATGTGGCCGCTTCCGGCCGGGTGCTGGACCTGACCAGCCCTGCTACTGGCGAGGCCCTCGGCCATGCGGAGATCGCGGGCGCCGACGACGTGGATGCCGCCGTGTCCGCCGCGCGCGCCGCCTTTCCCGCCTGGGCCGCGCTGAAGCCGGTGCAGCGGGCGAGCTATCTGCGCGAGTTCGCGACCATCCTTCGCGCGCACGCCGAGGAACTGGCACTGGTGGATGCCGTCGATGGCGGTAACCCTGTCACCGACCTCATCAAGGACGTGGCCATCGCCGCCGCGGGCTTCGACCTTTTTGCCGGTCTGGCCACCGAAGCCAAAGGCGAGACCATCCCCTCCGGCGATGGCGTCCTGAACTACACGCTGCGCCAGCCCTGGGGTGTGGTGGCCAAGATCATCGCCTACAACCACCCGCTGATGTTCGCCACCTGGCGCGCGGCGGCACCCCTGGCCGCGGGCAACTGCGTGGTGGTCAAGACACCCGAGCAGGCGCCCCTGTCCGCGCTCCGGCTGATGGAGCTGGCCGGCGACCATTTCCCGCCCGGCGTCTTCAATGTGCTGTCGGGGGACCGCGATACAGGGGCGGCCCTCGTCTCGCATCCCGGCGTCGACAAGATCGGGCTGGTCGGCTCGGTGGCGGCCGGCAAGGCGGTGCTGCGCGCGGCGGCCGAGCGCGTGGTGCCCTGCTTGCTCGAACTGGGCGGCAAGAACGCGCTGATCGCCTATCCGGACGCCGACCCCGCCAAGGTGGCGGCCGGCATGATCAAGGGCATGAACTTCCCCTGGTGCGGCCAGTCCTGTGGCTCGACATCTCGCGCTTTCCTGCATGCCGATATCCACGACGCGGTGGTGGAGGAAGTCCGCCGCCAGATCGCCGCCATCCGCCCCGGCCTGCCCACCGATCCGGCAACCCGCATGGGCTGCCTGGTCAGCCAGGCGCAGTACGACAAGGTGATGGGCTACATCGCCTCCGCGCGGGAGGAAGGGGCGACGCTCGTCGCCGGCGGTGCTCGATCCGACGACCCGGCGCTGGCGCGCGGCCACTTTGTGCTGCCGACGGTGTTCAGCGGCGTCACCATGCGCATGAAGATCGCGCGGGAGGAAATCTTCGGCCCGGTCCTGTCCATCCTGCGATGGGACGACGAGGCGGCGATGCTGGACGACGCCAACGGCGTGGAGTTCGGCCTCACCGCCTCCGTCTGGACCCGGGACGTCGCGCGAGCCCACCGCATCGCGGCGCGGCTCGAGGCCGGCACCGTCTGGATCAACAACAGCTCCGACCACTTCCTCGGCGTCCCGTTCGGCGGCTTCAAGCAGTCCGGCATCGGGCGGGAGGAAAGCCTGGAAGAGCTCCTGGCCTATACGCAGGTGAAGACCGTCAGCGTAACCATCGACGGATAA
- a CDS encoding MarR family winged helix-turn-helix transcriptional regulator: MYDMPGHLIRRAHQVSGAIFTAHLSGYDITSVQYAAMTAVAAQPGIDATRLSELIAFDKATLGGVLDRLEAKGLIARQPSRHDRRVKSVTLTKSGAMLLRTIDARVVAAQAEMMQPLSRAEQAQFIALLKKFVRQPPATD, translated from the coding sequence ATGTACGACATGCCCGGCCATCTGATCCGCCGGGCACACCAAGTTTCGGGCGCCATCTTCACCGCCCATCTCTCTGGATACGACATCACCTCCGTGCAGTACGCCGCGATGACGGCCGTCGCCGCCCAGCCTGGCATCGACGCGACGCGGCTCTCGGAGCTGATCGCTTTCGACAAGGCCACGCTCGGCGGCGTGCTCGACCGACTGGAGGCGAAGGGCCTGATTGCGCGCCAGCCTTCGCGCCACGACCGGCGGGTGAAGAGCGTGACGCTGACCAAGAGCGGGGCGATGCTGCTCCGGACCATCGATGCCCGCGTAGTGGCGGCGCAGGCGGAGATGATGCAGCCCCTGTCGCGGGCGGAGCAGGCGCAGTTCATCGCTCTCCTGAAGAAGTTTGTCAGGCAGCCGCCGGCAACCGATTGA
- the tnpA gene encoding IS66-like element accessory protein TnpA, with amino-acid sequence MVDISGDAKDGGYRRVEVLTGPGRRRKWSDDDKARIVAETLRPGTVVAEVARRWQVSSQQVFTWRREMRRAAVAPLSFVPIVPAPSMPVPEPTTVSSAGSSPPIEVELAGAVLHVVPGTDVDLLTMVLRAIRTSAA; translated from the coding sequence ATGGTCGACATTAGTGGTGACGCGAAGGACGGCGGATATCGGCGTGTCGAGGTTCTGACCGGACCTGGCCGTCGGCGGAAGTGGTCGGACGACGACAAGGCACGGATCGTAGCGGAGACGCTGCGGCCCGGCACGGTGGTGGCCGAGGTGGCACGACGCTGGCAGGTCAGTTCGCAGCAGGTGTTCACGTGGCGGCGGGAGATGCGGCGTGCTGCGGTGGCGCCGCTGAGCTTTGTGCCGATCGTGCCGGCGCCGTCGATGCCTGTGCCCGAGCCGACAACAGTCTCGTCGGCAGGTTCCTCGCCACCGATCGAGGTGGAACTGGCGGGAGCGGTGCTGCACGTGGTGCCTGGCACAGATGTGGACCTGCTGACGATGGTGCTGCGGGCGATCCGGACATCGGCGGCATGA
- the tnpB gene encoding IS66 family insertion sequence element accessory protein TnpB (TnpB, as the term is used for proteins encoded by IS66 family insertion elements, is considered an accessory protein, since TnpC, encoded by a neighboring gene, is a DDE family transposase.), whose translation MIAPPAGARILLATKPVDFRKGAHSLAALAAEVLGADPFSGAVLVFRSRRADRIKILLWDGGGLVLVWKQLEGGAFRWPPVVDGVLRLTPVEFAALFDGIDWRRVQTLREIPTPSAPA comes from the coding sequence ATGATCGCGCCCCCGGCTGGCGCGCGGATCCTGCTGGCGACGAAGCCGGTCGACTTCCGCAAGGGCGCGCACAGCCTGGCGGCGCTGGCCGCCGAGGTGCTGGGCGCAGATCCGTTCTCCGGGGCGGTGCTGGTGTTCCGTTCGCGCCGTGCCGACCGGATCAAGATCCTCCTCTGGGACGGCGGCGGCCTGGTCCTGGTCTGGAAGCAATTGGAGGGAGGCGCGTTCCGCTGGCCGCCGGTGGTGGACGGCGTGCTGCGTCTGACGCCGGTGGAGTTCGCCGCGCTGTTCGACGGGATCGATTGGCGGCGCGTGCAAACGCTGCGGGAGATTCCCACGCCGAGCGCGCCGGCATAG
- a CDS encoding FAD-binding monooxygenase, which produces MQFHLNGFRTGDPDMPAADGAVAPAAPLPLPEVTDVLIVGCGPAGLTLASQLSAFPGITTRIVEQKPGPLLLGQADGIACRTIEMFNAFGFAERVLREAYWVNETVFWKPDDTARSTIRRSGRIQDTEDGLSEFPHVILHQARVHDFYLDIMRRGAAPVRPDYQRRLAGLEIAPPSEAASHPVTARIECIDPGHEGKIETIRCRYVIGCDGARSAVRQALGVTLRGDSANQAWGVMDVLAVSDFPDMRLKAVIHSAREGNMLIIPREGGYLVRLYIELDKLNEDERVASRNIDVNHLIAAAQRILRPYTLEVREVAWWSVYEIGQRMCERFDDVPVEQAGTRLPTVFIAGDACHTHSPKAGQGMNVSMQDAFNLGWKLAAVLREQADPALLTTYSAERHAVAEELIAFDRKLAKMFSAPPKDPDDPNSEGVDPAEFQKYFVEQGRFAAGTAMRYPPSRITGEATHQHLAQGFTIGMRFHSAPVIRLADAKPMHLGHTVRADGRWRLFAFAAAEDPADPASGLQALCRFLEHDIASPIRRYTPAGQDIDTVIDLRAVLQQPHRDIAIGALPALLRPAKGRYRLTDYEKVFCADRRNGPDIFDLRSVERGRGCVVIVRPDQHVAHVFPLDDHAGIATFFRGFMLDAQGSEREPTSLSACRPSACDL; this is translated from the coding sequence ATGCAGTTCCACCTCAACGGCTTCCGTACGGGCGATCCGGACATGCCTGCGGCGGACGGTGCGGTGGCGCCTGCCGCGCCCCTCCCTCTTCCGGAGGTGACGGACGTTCTGATCGTCGGCTGCGGCCCGGCGGGACTGACGCTCGCTTCTCAGCTCTCCGCCTTCCCCGGCATCACCACACGCATCGTGGAGCAGAAGCCTGGCCCGCTGCTGCTGGGCCAAGCGGACGGCATCGCCTGCCGCACCATCGAGATGTTCAATGCCTTCGGCTTCGCGGAGCGTGTGCTGCGCGAGGCCTACTGGGTCAACGAGACGGTGTTCTGGAAGCCCGACGACACCGCCCGCTCGACGATCCGGCGCAGCGGCCGTATCCAGGACACCGAGGACGGCCTGTCCGAGTTCCCGCACGTCATCCTCCACCAGGCGCGCGTTCACGACTTCTACCTCGACATCATGCGGCGTGGCGCGGCGCCGGTGCGACCGGATTACCAGCGCCGCTTAGCCGGGCTGGAGATCGCGCCGCCCAGCGAGGCGGCATCCCACCCCGTCACCGCGCGCATCGAGTGCATCGATCCCGGGCATGAAGGGAAGATCGAGACGATCCGCTGCCGCTACGTGATCGGCTGCGACGGCGCGCGCAGTGCGGTGCGGCAGGCACTGGGCGTAACGCTGCGCGGCGATTCCGCCAACCAGGCCTGGGGCGTGATGGACGTGCTCGCTGTCAGCGATTTCCCCGACATGCGGCTGAAAGCGGTGATCCATTCCGCTCGGGAAGGCAACATGCTGATCATCCCGCGCGAGGGTGGCTACCTCGTGCGGCTCTACATCGAGCTAGACAAATTGAACGAGGACGAACGCGTCGCTAGCCGCAACATCGATGTCAACCACCTCATTGCAGCGGCACAGCGCATCTTGCGGCCCTACACGCTGGAGGTCAGGGAAGTGGCGTGGTGGTCGGTTTACGAGATTGGCCAGCGCATGTGCGAGCGGTTCGATGACGTACCCGTGGAGCAGGCGGGCACGCGCCTGCCGACTGTCTTCATCGCTGGCGACGCTTGCCATACCCACAGTCCCAAGGCCGGACAGGGCATGAACGTCTCCATGCAGGACGCGTTCAACCTGGGCTGGAAGCTCGCGGCCGTGCTACGTGAACAGGCCGATCCAGCGTTATTGACGACCTATTCCGCGGAACGCCACGCCGTCGCTGAGGAACTGATTGCCTTCGACCGCAAACTGGCGAAGATGTTTTCCGCGCCCCCGAAGGATCCTGATGATCCGAATAGCGAGGGCGTTGATCCCGCCGAGTTCCAGAAGTACTTCGTTGAGCAGGGCCGATTTGCCGCCGGAACGGCGATGCGGTATCCACCCTCTCGGATCACGGGAGAGGCGACGCACCAGCACCTCGCGCAAGGCTTCACCATTGGCATGCGCTTCCATTCCGCGCCGGTGATTCGGCTCGCGGACGCCAAGCCGATGCACCTGGGGCACACGGTCAGGGCGGATGGGCGCTGGCGCCTCTTTGCCTTTGCCGCTGCGGAGGACCCCGCCGACCCGGCCTCGGGCCTCCAGGCGCTGTGCCGATTCCTGGAGCACGACATCGCCTCACCGATCCGGCGCTACACGCCGGCAGGCCAGGACATCGACACGGTGATCGACCTGCGCGCGGTCCTGCAGCAGCCGCATCGCGATATTGCCATCGGCGCCCTGCCCGCACTGCTGCGTCCCGCAAAGGGACGATACAGGCTAACGGACTACGAGAAGGTGTTCTGTGCCGACAGGAGGAACGGGCCTGATATCTTCGATCTCCGCAGCGTCGAACGCGGCCGTGGCTGCGTGGTGATCGTGCGGCCGGATCAACATGTGGCACATGTGTTCCCACTGGACGATCATGCCGGCATCGCCACATTTTTCCGCGGCTTCATGCTGGATGCACAGGGCAGCGAAAGGGAGCCAACATCTTTGTCCGCATGCCGCCCGTCCGCATGCGACCTTTAA
- a CDS encoding M20/M25/M40 family metallo-hydrolase, with translation MRAREEFDGGAFIERLRALVAVPTESHPLRHKADLEHYCHGVLGPMIAELGFRNQVLDNPKPEHGPVLLGTRIEDPTLPTVLLYGHGDVVRAMPERWREGLDPWTLTIEGERIYGRGTVDNKGQHLIALDAIRAVLAERGGRLGFNVKAFIETGEEAGSPGLLEFLQRHREACAADVFIALDGPRQSLRVPDITLGTRGGIAIDLVVDLRQGSHHSGHWGGLLADPPVILSHAIASIISRHGRILVPGWTPKEIPQPVREASRNVVIDDLPGTPVPDEGWGEPGLSRSERIYMWSSAIVLASISGQPESPVGAVSGTARARIQLRHTVDVPAADVVPALRAHLAAQGFPEVQVVPVDERDMFPPSRTDPDNPWVKLVAASMERTAGHAANIIPNIGASGPSEFFKDVLGVPVMWLPMSYGGCGQHGPDEHGLASLYREGLRLMAGVFWDIGESRPHPV, from the coding sequence ATGCGCGCCCGCGAGGAATTTGATGGCGGTGCCTTCATTGAGCGCTTGCGGGCACTCGTCGCCGTCCCGACCGAAAGCCATCCGCTACGGCACAAGGCCGATCTCGAACACTACTGCCATGGCGTCCTGGGCCCAATGATCGCGGAGCTGGGTTTCCGGAACCAAGTCCTGGACAATCCCAAACCGGAACACGGCCCCGTTCTGCTGGGCACGCGGATAGAGGACCCGACGCTGCCCACCGTGCTGCTCTATGGCCACGGCGACGTCGTGCGCGCCATGCCGGAGCGCTGGCGTGAGGGCCTCGACCCCTGGACCCTCACGATCGAGGGCGAGCGCATCTACGGCCGCGGCACCGTGGACAACAAGGGGCAGCACCTAATCGCGCTGGATGCCATCCGCGCTGTTCTGGCGGAGCGCGGCGGCCGGCTTGGCTTCAACGTCAAGGCCTTCATCGAGACCGGCGAGGAAGCCGGCTCGCCTGGCCTGCTGGAGTTCCTGCAACGACATCGGGAAGCCTGCGCCGCAGACGTCTTCATTGCGCTGGACGGGCCGCGCCAGTCGCTTCGAGTCCCGGACATCACCCTCGGCACCCGCGGCGGCATCGCCATCGACCTGGTGGTGGACCTGCGCCAGGGCAGCCACCATTCCGGCCATTGGGGCGGCCTGCTGGCCGACCCACCGGTGATCCTGTCCCATGCCATCGCCAGCATCATCTCGCGCCATGGGCGCATCCTGGTGCCAGGCTGGACGCCGAAGGAGATCCCCCAGCCAGTCCGCGAGGCGAGCCGCAACGTCGTCATCGACGACCTGCCTGGCACGCCCGTTCCTGACGAGGGATGGGGCGAGCCAGGCCTCTCCCGCTCCGAACGCATTTACATGTGGAGCAGCGCCATCGTGCTTGCCAGCATCTCCGGCCAGCCAGAAAGCCCGGTCGGCGCAGTGTCGGGCACGGCGCGGGCGCGCATCCAGCTCCGCCATACCGTGGATGTGCCCGCCGCCGATGTCGTGCCTGCCCTGCGGGCGCATCTCGCCGCCCAGGGCTTCCCGGAGGTGCAGGTGGTGCCCGTCGATGAGCGCGACATGTTCCCGCCGTCCCGCACCGATCCCGACAACCCCTGGGTGAAGCTGGTGGCGGCATCCATGGAGCGGACGGCAGGCCACGCTGCCAACATCATCCCCAACATTGGTGCCTCGGGGCCTTCCGAGTTCTTCAAGGACGTCCTCGGCGTGCCTGTCATGTGGCTCCCTATGTCCTATGGCGGCTGCGGCCAGCACGGCCCGGATGAGCACGGCCTTGCTTCCCTATACCGCGAGGGTCTGCGTCTGATGGCGGGCGTATTCTGGGATATCGGCGAAAGCCGCCCGCATCCCGTCTGA
- a CDS encoding alpha/beta hydrolase, which yields MKRRIRITALAVLAAMGLAGPAQAQVAPSHVPLGAAQGLFYRPEGRNAHVAFLIVHRTSDYLRHIGCTELPRRGFAALCMNTRFVNNELLVDWDRIALDVKEGVAFLRRQPGIRSIVLLGHSGGGPTLSFYQAVAEAGTAFCQDPRKLVPCRDDLAGLPSADALILADAHPGVPVILLRSLNGAVLDETPGRFDPGLDPYKPANGYDPNGSSRYTAEFQARYYAAQSARMNRLTDDVLARRQRIAEGRGPYPDNDIVVIPHGGNPGPGPGGASQLHSLDTAAPLRRTMRPQQLLRNDGSILRQIVQSVSPPELDTFATTNSFDRGTKLLSIRSYLSTQAVRSINSLDGIDHCSSNNSTVCAVGSISKPLLIMGMTGYLFIRDSEEEFEAARSADKDLVFIEGATHGFTPCRTCDANPDAFQNSVRNMFDYIARWVGQRFPG from the coding sequence ATGAAACGAAGAATCCGGATCACGGCCCTGGCCGTCCTGGCTGCGATGGGCCTTGCCGGCCCGGCACAGGCGCAGGTAGCTCCGAGCCATGTTCCCCTGGGCGCAGCACAGGGTCTGTTTTACCGGCCGGAAGGCCGGAACGCGCATGTGGCGTTCCTGATCGTCCACAGGACATCGGACTACCTGCGGCACATCGGCTGCACGGAGCTGCCGCGGCGTGGCTTTGCCGCGCTCTGCATGAACACGCGCTTCGTCAATAACGAGCTGTTGGTGGACTGGGACCGCATCGCGCTCGACGTCAAGGAAGGCGTCGCCTTTCTGCGCCGGCAGCCGGGCATCCGCAGCATCGTCCTATTGGGGCACAGCGGCGGCGGCCCGACACTGAGCTTCTACCAGGCCGTGGCCGAGGCCGGCACCGCATTCTGCCAGGATCCCCGCAAGCTGGTTCCTTGCCGCGACGACCTGGCCGGCCTGCCGTCCGCGGACGCCCTGATCCTGGCGGACGCGCATCCCGGCGTGCCGGTGATCCTGCTCCGCAGCCTGAACGGCGCCGTGCTGGACGAGACGCCCGGCCGGTTCGACCCGGGCCTGGACCCTTACAAGCCGGCGAACGGCTATGATCCAAACGGCTCCTCCCGCTACACGGCGGAGTTCCAGGCCCGGTACTACGCTGCACAATCGGCCCGCATGAACCGGCTGACTGACGACGTGCTGGCCCGCCGCCAGCGCATCGCCGAAGGGCGCGGACCGTACCCCGACAACGACATCGTTGTCATCCCGCACGGAGGCAATCCCGGGCCTGGCCCCGGCGGCGCGTCGCAGTTGCACAGCCTGGACACGGCCGCGCCACTGCGCCGCACGATGCGGCCACAGCAACTGCTCCGCAACGATGGCAGCATCCTGCGCCAGATCGTCCAATCGGTCAGCCCGCCGGAGCTGGACACCTTCGCGACCACCAACAGCTTCGACCGCGGCACCAAGCTGCTGTCCATCCGCTCCTACCTCAGCACGCAGGCGGTGCGCTCCATCAACTCCCTCGACGGCATCGACCATTGCTCATCGAACAACTCCACGGTCTGCGCCGTGGGCAGCATCAGCAAGCCGCTCCTCATCATGGGCATGACGGGCTACCTGTTCATCCGCGACTCCGAGGAAGAGTTCGAGGCCGCTCGTAGTGCCGACAAGGACCTGGTCTTCATCGAGGGCGCCACACACGGCTTCACGCCTTGCCGGACATGCGACGCAAACCCCGATGCGTTCCAGAACAGCGTCCGCAACATGTTCGACTATATCGCGCGCTGGGTCGGGCAGCGCTTTCCGGGATAA
- a CDS encoding IS5 family transposase: MWTDTTRAQYARAELALPSDLTDAEWALLEPFFPPASHVGRPRKWPLRRIVEAILYLLRGGLPWRMLPPCFPPVSTVRRWFYLWRDNRLWLSLNHALLLIAREGTGREASPSAGVIDSQSVKTTESGGPRGYDAGKKTKGRKRHILTDTDGNLVHAVVHTADIQDRDGAPLVLAEIIKRFPWLRHVFADGGYAGDKLRDALRRIGKWTVEIVKRSDAARGFVVLPRRWVVERTLAWLNRNRRLAKDFEQTIASATAWLFIASIQLFARRIARP, from the coding sequence ATGTGGACCGATACCACTCGGGCGCAGTATGCCCGTGCGGAACTGGCTTTGCCAAGCGATTTGACCGATGCCGAATGGGCACTGCTGGAGCCGTTCTTTCCGCCAGCATCGCATGTGGGCCGCCCGCGCAAGTGGCCACTCAGGCGGATTGTCGAGGCGATCCTGTATCTGCTGCGTGGCGGCCTGCCGTGGCGGATGCTGCCGCCCTGCTTTCCGCCGGTCTCGACGGTGCGGCGCTGGTTCTACCTGTGGCGGGACAATAGGCTGTGGTTGTCATTGAACCATGCTCTGTTGCTGATCGCCCGTGAGGGGACGGGTCGCGAAGCCTCGCCCAGCGCCGGGGTAATCGACAGCCAAAGCGTCAAAACCACGGAAAGCGGCGGACCTCGGGGCTATGATGCGGGCAAGAAGACCAAGGGCCGCAAGCGCCACATCCTGACCGACACCGACGGCAATCTCGTCCATGCGGTAGTCCACACCGCCGACATCCAGGACCGTGACGGTGCGCCGCTGGTGCTGGCCGAGATCATCAAGCGCTTCCCGTGGCTGCGCCATGTCTTCGCCGATGGTGGATATGCTGGCGACAAGCTCAGGGACGCCCTCCGGCGGATCGGCAAATGGACCGTCGAGATCGTCAAACGGTCAGATGCCGCAAGAGGGTTTGTCGTCCTCCCGCGCCGTTGGGTTGTCGAACGCACACTGGCTTGGCTCAATCGGAACCGCCGCCTCGCCAAGGACTTCGAGCAGACCATCGCATCGGCTACCGCATGGCTCTTCATCGCCTCGATCCAGCTCTTCGCACGCCGCATCGCAAGGCCATGA